From the Candidatus Peribacteria bacterium genome, one window contains:
- a CDS encoding GNAT family N-acetyltransferase yields MSIASNGSANGFEKDPLEDLVREELLKAIKGKEGILEEDPTDPSLPNVIRRVDDGKKGVRQESTQLMGIAPEHLEIARRLETRILSLETPRLLEQIQALHDDCLLPASCLEHAVKGNPRPLSDVIKHGVILDRFDPPQEELAIYRQNMPGYLSPKNLLIANLNGSIKRPGNFALVGLIDPAKNEGENIVGYIDARFPPHEDEEVDRRLYQMYMTNLLQLDGKPGLEKGELQYKRGWETDALVRQVGKMWEIGTILVKRGYRKAGGAEILLNDIEQHMIEKVGPEGIRRVICSVFDGFSAKSEGQPADLGSNPASKDFFKEKFGFCKLAGRYPDHEVVVFPINGKLTPLVPHWEVLYQGEHRLRKALDASPILHYLGRREM; encoded by the coding sequence AGATCCGACAGATCCATCCCTTCCTAATGTGATACGGCGGGTAGATGATGGAAAGAAAGGTGTACGTCAGGAAAGCACTCAATTAATGGGCATTGCTCCTGAGCATCTTGAAATTGCACGCCGGCTCGAAACAAGAATTCTCAGCTTAGAAACCCCGCGTCTTTTGGAACAGATACAGGCTTTGCATGATGATTGTTTGCTCCCTGCATCTTGTTTGGAGCACGCAGTAAAAGGAAATCCTCGACCATTGAGTGATGTCATTAAACACGGAGTCATTCTGGATAGATTTGATCCGCCCCAAGAAGAATTAGCTATCTACCGGCAGAACATGCCAGGTTATTTGTCACCCAAAAATTTACTCATTGCTAATTTGAACGGCTCGATAAAGCGGCCTGGAAATTTTGCACTTGTGGGACTCATTGATCCTGCAAAAAATGAAGGTGAAAATATTGTTGGATATATTGATGCCCGGTTTCCTCCTCATGAAGACGAAGAAGTGGATCGTCGCTTGTATCAAATGTATATGACTAACTTACTGCAGCTTGATGGAAAGCCCGGGTTGGAAAAAGGTGAATTACAATATAAGAGAGGATGGGAAACAGATGCACTGGTACGACAGGTGGGAAAAATGTGGGAGATTGGGACTATTCTTGTGAAGCGCGGATACAGAAAAGCAGGGGGCGCAGAAATTCTCCTGAATGATATTGAGCAGCATATGATTGAAAAAGTGGGCCCAGAAGGAATCCGTAGAGTAATCTGTTCAGTTTTTGATGGCTTTAGTGCGAAATCGGAAGGACAGCCGGCAGATCTTGGCTCCAATCCTGCGAGTAAAGATTTCTTTAAAGAGAAATTTGGCTTTTGCAAACTTGCAGGAAGATATCCGGATCATGAGGTTGTGGTATTTCCGATTAATGGAAAACTCACCCCCCTTGTTCCACACTGGGAAGTGCTTTACCAGGGTGAACATCGTCTAAGAAAGGCTCTTGATGCCTCGCCCATTCTTCATTATCTCGGACGCCGGGAAATGTAG
- a CDS encoding HD domain-containing protein, whose translation MQWSEFSFYIRHFTLSQQKSIQKAFDLAQKAHEGQKRESGEEYFTHPVAVARLLIDMGADADTIIAALLHDTVEDTSVTMADIEGKFPAAVARLIDGLTKLNYEDVAHQASLNEKIETIRKIFTVMQTDIRIMTIKLADRLHNMQTIGFRPIEKQRRVAQETMDIYVKIADRLCMRRVRDELESMSLQILKPDLMPHLLEIRRKNEETSKSVLTSILQSAERNVRKLPFTILIEEKSWDNLQLQYSLEQKGRIISPLINLAFVCKDVEDCYTTLGILHQTWQRDELSFQDYINTPIINGYEAIHTTIIMENGMRIQCKIRTTDMQEYAWKGITTRCFDAKERGLLDYLPWTKHISPVSQDTANRSDIFWLSLQNDILGESILVHGEGNNIQLLPAQSTALDAVFYLYGEKGIYTKEIYINDQPAAFHTELENSCTIQASFDGAMQVKLEWLRSVHTGVAAAMIRESLSKQDKKIKQDLGQALLEEYLRHKRRGYISEFDRNVIEKNLSAQRQFGLDILYEQIAEGRMTVEEVESILFQQTVAQKKSSLTKKRLYTFICDIATTSLMPFGAMMQMYDIRKMKVLKATKERRKLEFEIRLSEGEKTNMSIAMNQLAPGKYEIAPTISYYRRIAFTCLLFLLWGLDPAATKLLLQYTGISIAEISIIFFGTLTILSGCFLAWVRAHQILPEAKLSLRNPSLLLTAILFFLTALTTYAAVRETMPSHYTIPMTIAGIILTTIVNRKRVMLLAITWAIVVAGLALLVGKNPDWSTEGMIYTALSIASFTAFSIISERYKRKEKVSLRAAQYFFALSVLGLIFSLPLLAFSSFNNLTPSSIGLVVICTILISGLPYYIYYYLLSHREFDFVLRFSFLIIPGTILSESILMGIPNMYTLIAGVIVSCGAFLPTAYINMFAKKNDA comes from the coding sequence ATGCAGTGGAGCGAATTTTCGTTTTATATTCGGCATTTCACACTAAGTCAGCAAAAGTCCATTCAAAAAGCATTCGATCTTGCACAAAAAGCACATGAAGGCCAGAAAAGAGAGTCCGGGGAGGAATATTTCACGCACCCCGTCGCCGTTGCGCGCCTGCTTATTGATATGGGTGCAGATGCAGACACCATCATTGCCGCCCTCTTGCACGACACCGTCGAGGACACATCCGTCACGATGGCGGATATTGAAGGAAAATTCCCTGCAGCAGTTGCACGCCTGATTGATGGACTGACGAAATTGAATTATGAGGATGTCGCACATCAGGCGTCTCTGAATGAAAAAATCGAAACAATCCGCAAGATCTTTACAGTGATGCAGACGGATATCCGCATTATGACCATCAAGCTGGCGGACCGTCTTCACAACATGCAGACAATCGGTTTCCGCCCCATCGAGAAACAGCGCCGTGTTGCACAGGAAACAATGGATATTTACGTCAAAATCGCCGACCGTCTGTGTATGCGCCGTGTGCGCGATGAGCTGGAATCCATGTCACTGCAGATTTTGAAACCGGACCTCATGCCGCATCTTCTGGAAATCCGGCGCAAAAATGAGGAAACCAGCAAATCCGTTCTGACATCCATCCTCCAGTCTGCTGAACGGAATGTCCGGAAATTGCCGTTCACGATTCTTATTGAGGAAAAATCCTGGGACAACCTCCAGCTGCAGTACAGCCTTGAACAAAAGGGGCGCATCATATCCCCGCTCATTAATCTCGCCTTCGTCTGTAAAGACGTGGAAGACTGTTATACGACACTCGGCATTCTGCACCAGACGTGGCAGCGCGATGAGCTCTCCTTCCAGGATTATATCAACACTCCCATCATCAACGGATACGAAGCAATACACACCACTATCATCATGGAGAACGGAATGCGTATTCAGTGCAAAATCCGTACGACGGACATGCAGGAATACGCCTGGAAAGGCATTACAACGCGCTGTTTTGATGCCAAAGAACGGGGACTGCTCGACTACCTTCCCTGGACCAAACACATTTCTCCGGTCTCCCAGGACACCGCTAACCGCAGCGATATTTTCTGGTTGAGCCTGCAGAACGATATTCTGGGTGAATCGATTCTCGTACACGGTGAAGGAAACAACATTCAGCTTCTGCCCGCACAATCAACCGCGCTGGATGCTGTTTTTTATCTGTATGGTGAAAAAGGAATTTACACAAAAGAAATCTACATCAATGACCAACCGGCTGCATTCCACACAGAGCTTGAGAATTCCTGCACCATTCAGGCAAGTTTTGATGGAGCGATGCAGGTAAAACTTGAGTGGCTCCGCTCAGTCCATACCGGCGTTGCTGCAGCCATGATCCGTGAATCTCTCTCCAAGCAGGACAAGAAAATCAAGCAGGATCTGGGCCAGGCGTTGCTGGAAGAATATCTCAGACACAAGAGGCGCGGGTACATCAGTGAATTTGACCGCAATGTGATCGAGAAAAATTTGAGTGCACAGCGTCAGTTCGGTCTGGACATTCTGTATGAACAGATTGCCGAGGGACGGATGACGGTCGAGGAGGTGGAATCCATCCTCTTTCAGCAAACGGTGGCACAGAAGAAAAGCAGTCTTACAAAAAAGAGGCTGTACACATTTATCTGTGATATTGCGACAACAAGTCTGATGCCGTTCGGCGCCATGATGCAGATGTATGACATCAGGAAAATGAAAGTGCTGAAGGCCACAAAAGAGCGGCGGAAGCTTGAATTTGAAATACGTTTATCGGAAGGGGAAAAAACGAATATGAGTATCGCCATGAATCAACTTGCTCCGGGTAAGTATGAGATCGCACCGACTATTTCGTATTACCGTCGCATCGCATTCACCTGCCTGCTCTTCCTTCTCTGGGGACTCGACCCGGCGGCCACCAAACTGCTCCTCCAGTACACCGGCATTTCGATTGCAGAAATCAGCATTATCTTCTTCGGAACACTGACTATTCTGAGTGGCTGCTTCCTTGCCTGGGTGCGTGCACATCAGATTCTGCCGGAGGCAAAACTGTCACTGCGCAACCCCTCGCTGCTCCTGACAGCCATCCTCTTCTTCCTGACAGCGCTCACCACGTATGCGGCTGTACGGGAAACTATGCCCTCTCACTACACCATTCCGATGACGATCGCCGGTATTATTCTGACAACCATTGTGAACCGGAAGCGCGTCATGCTGCTGGCAATCACATGGGCAATTGTTGTTGCGGGTCTGGCATTGCTCGTTGGAAAAAATCCGGACTGGAGTACGGAAGGCATGATCTATACCGCGCTCTCCATCGCTTCCTTCACCGCTTTCTCCATCATCAGCGAACGCTACAAGCGCAAAGAGAAGGTTTCCCTGCGCGCCGCACAGTATTTCTTCGCACTCTCCGTGCTCGGACTCATCTTCAGCCTGCCGCTTCTGGCATTTTCGTCTTTCAACAATCTCACCCCATCCTCCATCGGGCTCGTTGTCATCTGTACGATTCTTATTTCCGGACTGCCGTACTACATTTACTACTACCTTCTCTCACACAGAGAATTCGATTTCGTGCTCCGGTTCTCCTTCCTGATTATTCCCGGAACCATCCTGAGCGAATCTATTCTGATGGGCATCCCGAATATGTACACACTGATCGCTGGAGTTATTGTCTCCTGCGGAGCATTTTTGCCGACTGCGTATATCAATATGTTTGCAAAAAAGAATGATGCCTGA
- a CDS encoding NUDIX domain-containing protein: protein MIRHFTASAFVVDSQKRILLLWHKKAQKWMPPGGHIDENELPEDAAKRECKEETGLDVEITGDAQDNLFATNPAEGRILKKPFAFLLETIEARPAHNEPAHEHMDFVYLARPVDEDQVLTLEENEGEELRWFTADEVQAIPDEKIYSNVRGFILNLQKESD from the coding sequence ATGATCCGCCACTTCACCGCCTCCGCCTTCGTCGTCGACTCACAGAAGCGCATCCTCCTCCTCTGGCACAAGAAAGCCCAAAAGTGGATGCCCCCTGGTGGCCATATTGATGAGAATGAACTGCCGGAAGATGCCGCAAAACGCGAGTGCAAAGAAGAGACCGGACTCGATGTGGAGATTACCGGCGATGCGCAGGACAATCTGTTTGCAACCAACCCCGCAGAAGGACGCATTCTGAAAAAACCCTTCGCCTTTCTGCTCGAAACCATTGAAGCCCGCCCCGCCCATAATGAACCGGCTCATGAACATATGGACTTCGTGTATCTTGCAAGACCGGTTGATGAAGACCAGGTGCTGACACTGGAAGAGAACGAAGGGGAAGAGCTGCGGTGGTTTACAGCTGATGAAGTACAGGCGATCCCTGATGAAAAAATCTACAGCAACGTGCGGGGGTTTATTTTGAACCTTCAGAAAGAGTCGGATTGA